From the Acinetobacter wanghuae genome, one window contains:
- a CDS encoding Lrp/AsnC ligand binding domain-containing protein, which yields MNSHFFSLDRIDLRILDLLQTESKISNIKLAEMVNLSPTAVLARVQKLTKEGFILGYEARLNPTKLNNAFVVFVEILLDKTTPNVLEEFSEAVQHIPEIVECHMISGGFDFVVKIRCANMDEFRKISGDILWQLPGVKETRSYPVMEVIKETQKIKLKMPVKK from the coding sequence ATGAATAGCCATTTTTTCAGTCTCGACCGCATAGATTTGCGTATTCTCGATTTGCTTCAAACTGAATCGAAAATTTCCAATATTAAACTTGCTGAAATGGTGAATTTATCGCCTACAGCAGTCCTTGCACGGGTGCAAAAACTGACCAAGGAAGGTTTTATTTTGGGCTATGAAGCACGGCTCAACCCTACTAAGTTGAATAATGCATTTGTAGTATTTGTTGAGATTTTGCTAGATAAGACCACCCCCAATGTTTTGGAGGAGTTTTCAGAGGCAGTACAGCACATACCTGAGATTGTGGAATGTCATATGATTAGTGGTGGCTTTGATTTTGTTGTGAAAATTCGCTGTGCCAATATGGATGAATTTCGGAAAATTTCAGGTGATATCTTGTGGCAGTTGCCGGGAGTGAAGGAAACGCGGAGTTATCCTGTGATGGAAGTGATTAAAGAGACCCAAAAAATTAAGCTCA